The Brassica rapa cultivar Chiifu-401-42 chromosome A10, CAAS_Brap_v3.01, whole genome shotgun sequence genome segment GTAAAAAGGTGACCATtggacgaaccgagcatgggagcgacctcccggagcgacaccacgaagtcgctgtgtcccacttctcagagcgacctagctAGAGCGACCCCGTGAAGTCGCTCGCCATATTCATCCCGTAGGAAGCCCAGAGCGACTTGCCCAGAGCGACGCaccgaggtcgctcgcatctcacacccctctcggagcgacctcccaaagcgacaccccgaggtcgctcgcgtctctatggcgagacgacacgaagcgaagcccggagcgacctctcagagcgacccactgaggtcgctcccaaaggccggagcgacttgtcggagcgacatgccgaggtcgctccgcgtcTATTGTTGggtcgatttctattttacctaagggccttttggtcattttattatgcacgttttacatttcaaaaacctatgttttaaacatcttttgtagccaccagtggcagattatcttttatcttggagaaatacataaaaactctctggagaagttcatctcttggattttgattgttatgttcttgtgttattgttgatttcttatctatttctctacatgattaatctgaaatccaatatgggtttaagaggaatcatggagattagtgagtaatcaccttttgaattcatgggttagggagattaagggtgattaggttagagctaggatgttttagtgtagatcattcatatttccttgctagtagagtaatcataatgcatcttctgagttggccactcagttgttgatccttaggcatttctcacccgaaaggtgttcgatgaaatgcccgagacaactctcctaggcttttagtatactttgccaaagacatttgttgttaaaggtgctaagatagctaatagacttgttagtaatgattgctttcatattattcaaccaaagacatttgatgtttgagatatgttagcaaatgagcattcatctagacatagagcttgcttggaattgtgtctaggcttaaggttgatagtttgattgatcatttgccatctttagttcgatacttgatcacccaaggtctaatccctatgcccatgagttctcttttcccttagtcaagaaagtatcattctgttattgctttctagtttagtagtagtttaaaacccatctaaatcattggttgcacttagattaagtgagtacttgcattctcagtgctttgatatccctcagaactggttcgacaatcatttatactacaacatttgtcttaggagccttgaaaactcctaacatcatctggacttccaggaagtcgtctggacttccaggaagtcgtctcgacttccaggaagtcgtctggacttcctggaagtcgtctggacttcctggaagtcatctggCGAAGTCTCTctttcataatagatctgagcgttttggtaagttcttatgtctgatttttcttcatttggtaacttcttgttgtataaagttcttatttttttttccaaactaaaactctccaaacccactctaatctctttgacttgaaaacaccaaattttatatgaatttttcagttttgtctcatgtctttcttactaatctatctcttttgcaggtttttaattagatggtactcatcttccactaatttaaaggtagatctattatttttagatatgtatttttgtgtgttctgtaaaggtagatttatctaatcttccactcatttttttctgtttttaatccatttgaacatttttggatatgcaggtttttcagatctggatttaatatgcaggtttttcagatctggaagacttctgggacgacttacctgttagtcgtctggaagtcgtctggacttcttggaagtcttctgacaaagtcgtctggacttcctggaagtcgtccggacttcctaaaagtcgtctggacttcctgtaaagtcgtctggaagtcgtctgaacttcctaaaagtcttctgacaaagtcgtctgaacttcctggaagtcgtctggacttcttaaaagtcgtctggacttcctgaaagtcttctgacaaagtttttttccatatcaagtggagtccaagcttgtctttgtagagaaatgatctataatagttttgtttgtggtctgttttgtgaattgcatgtttactcttttagttgtgaattttttgtaaaatcagtaataatgttttccaagatgtattaaatgtgctaacaatgtgtttacacatttacaaatcaatgaaataatagacttcattagcctttttcttatctttggatctctcatatgcaataataaactccaatggcctttttctcatcttaataaacaagaatgttggtagcttcatattgatacaacattttaagaagcattttaacccttcttccaactcataacaatagtcatcattattatctataacaataatacttaagagatggaaacaaacaatagcaactagtcaaagcatatcatattttttataagtttgcgttgaaaaacttagtcaaatttagtaaaactaagggagagaacatattttgtaaatatgagttttacatatcttgaagttacttatcactcttaaaaatacaagttattcaaaaactaacgtagaagacttaaaaattagcggagaagacgcggacgactttaatctaagttgtctagacgactaaactatacgtcgtctggtcaacgcagaggttatttttgcaattgactttgaaatctgttatttcggacgactgaaagttaagtcgtctactattgtttggttaaaaaaaaactccaaaaaagctagacgacttacatttcagtcgtcagaggttagttttgcatttgactggattatttcagaagtttgactttttggacgatttacatttcagtcgtctagtgaaaattaaaataataatatttttttaaaagtagacgacttacagttaagtcgtcataggttagttttgcaattgaaaaaaaaaacttcaagatttaattatatacagacgacttataattcaatcgtccacgagacgactgaaatgtaagtcgtccaggatttatgaggtttgaccagaatctcggaaaaaaatcctggacgacttacaattaagtcgtctggtggacgactgaattataagtcgtctgtgtataattaaatcttgaagttttttttttcaattgcaaaactaacctatgactacttaattgtaagtcgtttactttgaaaaaaatattattattttaattttcaccagacgactgaaatgtaagtcgtctggggaagtcaaacttctgaaattatccagtcaaatgcaaatctaacctatgacgactgaaatgtaagtcgtctaggttctttggaaatttttttgaaaccaaacaatagtagacgacttaactttcagtcgtctcaggttacagatttcaaagtcaattgcaaaaataacatctgcgttgaccagacgacttctaggtaagtcgtctacagccagacgacttccagttAAGTcatctacagccagacgacttcccaagtaagtcgtctggcgaacagatctggaaaaaaactcgatgtcataccttaaattggtgagataagttccttagcatacataaggcttctccaagcacatagaatcacaaacgaaagtcacccacccagaatcgttagcttctatgactctatgaaccataaaaaatttagaatcaaaatcttgggttttttagctcattgtggagagaaagtgagagatatgttgtgtttagttcacaagaatggaaaaagaagaagggtaaatcgattttgggagcattaagagcttcaaattggttgttcatggtggttgtggtattgatgacaatggcaatcttgtaattacttgaagatgatgagggtgagagagtaaaaatgtcattttcgaaaaaaaaaaaaaaaaaattgatggcatttttgtaaattatatgaatttgtggggtgaatagggcaaaaccaattttcaaaaaaaaatggaggttagttttgtgtttgactttaagttgtaggtcaatttttcaaaaaacccTTTAATATTTGGGATTTGTCTTGTATTAATCTGAATATTGTGAGTTGTTCCATTAAGTTATTAGCATGATCAATACTTTTTCAGAACAATTAACATGTTTTCAAAAAGGataaagtatttttatttatattatactgCTGAGTGCTGACAAAAAtcaacataatattaaaaaaattatgtaagcTTTCTCTAAACTTAATTTGGCCACTGCgtcaaattttatttgttagaaACAGTTTAGAGTTACAACATTACAAATATGGCATTTTAAAAGCGTAGGTCAAATACTTGTAGTATATTCTTCCAAGATTGTTGGCAATTATTTACCATTTTTGTGTAAATATAGTTAGTTTCTATTTTTGATATTTAGACCTTAGAAACCCTAACATGAATGATGAATCAACGTATCTCCCCTTCTAAAGCACAAAACATATGTCTCTCTTCTCTATCTGCTTATGAACCCACAACAATTCTCATAATgtgttttacattaaaaacttTTTGGTAGCTCAATCATTATATCAGTTTACCATTTGATCATGCAATTGCATGAGagatataaaactaaaataacgGTTTAAGTTTCCCTTGCAATAAATTTACGTGTTAAGCAAAACAAAAGGCAAATATTTGGAGCAGAATCTACAAAGTCTGGTCTCAAGTAGAGTGTATAGAGTTATCAAGAAGAGACAACAGAATTTGGAGTAGAATCTACAAAGCCTGGTCTCAGAACACTCACTTTCATGATTTCATCTCACCACGATAAATGATAGTTTCGTccaaactaacaaaaaaaaaaaaaactaaggctTGCATTAAAAGACAACACTTCCTTGCTACGATATTGATAACAAGAAGTAATGAGAAGCTTCGGTGGATACACATGTAATTCTAGAATAAACCATACATTCCATTAATAAACGTAAAATCATCACTACTTCATATGGCACCTCCGCCGCCGAGTCCTCGTTTCCCGGTGGTCTATTGGGATACACAGCAACGTCACTCCTCGCCGACTCATCAGCCACGTCATCGTACGGATTCAATGAAGCGTTGTGTTCCGAGTATTCTATCTTTGCCCTTTCCTCTTCTGAAGGGTGGTGACTTCTAACATCCACCCAACCATCCGTTTCCCAATTTGCCCCTCTGGTTGTCGCAATTTTACAGATCCTTGTCATCGCCGCACTCCACTCGCTTCTCTCTACctcctcatcttcttcatccGAGTTAACCCAGTCCAGCACATAACGCGGAGATGACTCAGCGCAAGACGAGTCGTGACACTGAGACTCAGACAGAAACGGATGCTGCATAAGCTGGTCGCAACTCCATCGCTGACTTAGGTCTCGCTTCAGACACTTGTCTAAAAAGTCCCGCCCGGTTTCCGACAGCTTCGTCAATGGGAAAATCGGTAACTCATCGGAGAAACCGATTCGACTCAGCGAGTCAACCCCGAGATCTTCCCAAGCGGGTTTGCCAGTGAGCATCTCTATGACCGTGCAGCCAAGAGACCACACGTCGCTCTCCGGCCCTTGGTACTCTCCTCTGATCACCTCCGGAGCCATCCAGAGAGGACTTCCACGTGGCGTAATCTTACACTTAGCCGTCGGTCTGCTAACTCTGATCGCCGATCCAAAATCCGCTAGCTTGACTCCGGAGCTCCGGCTGATGAGTACGTTCCTCGCCTTGACATCGCAGTGAACGAGTCCTTGCGAGTGTACGTGGCGAAGAGCGGAGACGAGACACGCCGCGTAACGCCGTAGGAGAGTCTCGTCGATTCCGTTTTTAGCCGCGTCACCTTCTGGGAGATACTCTAAGTGGAGGTTGCGAAACGACGTCGCTCCTTCTTTCGAGACTCCGTCGCCGAGGAACCGCACTATGTAGGGATGAGGCTTGAGCGAACGGAGAACGGTGATCTCGTTCTCTAGAGACTCTAACTGAGCGGGAAGACACGTGGCGAGATCCACGGACTTCACGGCGAAAACTTCACCGTCTGTTTTATTAATCGCCGTGTTAACTGTACCGAAACAACCTCTTCCAATGCATGTACCACGGATCCAAGAAGATGACATTGAAGAAGAAGTGTGTGTGATGCTCTGTTTCTCCATTGTGTACTTTCATATGTCGTCCTTACGAAACACGAAGCTATTTATATGTGTGTTTTCGAAATTTAAGACAGAAAATGTGAACGTGAAATAAAGTtgcaattgttttttttgttgctgaCATGGACACTCGTCCTTTCGATTTGCAAAGTCTCATCTTTTTACTAATTTCCCACGTGGATATGTCATGTAAAACCCAAGCTCTCGTGTCTATCACTAACATCTTTTTCACAAATTCTACCATGTTCGATGGTCAGGCTTTGGACGATAacgactaaaatatatataggaaaaaatctaaaaaatttaaTCCATGCAAAATGTTACATTGATCgaacggttttttttttttttctcactgaTGTTTATAAACAAGGTGACAAAGTTTAAGAGGGATGGTTACAAGATAAACCCAAAAAATGCCTCAAACAGGTGAGGAGACAGAAGGATGAACCAACAGTTAAGACCAACTTATCAAACCAGTACAAGATCATTAACTAAAGTGTTCTTAAGCCAAAAAGGGTAACTCCTAGCCACATAAGAATGCAACCGGGCTCCATAAGAAGCACTTTCAGCAATGAGCACTGCACCCAGATTAGTTTTACGAAATTCAGAATGAAACTTCCAACATGGAATTGATGATAACGCCAGATTTATCTCTGAAACTTGAAATGCAAAAGATGGCCATGCTTTAGGTCTTGTAACAGCTCCAATCAAATCTTTTGCTTCAGTGCCAAAGATAACATTAGAGAACTTTAAACTGGACATACTTTCAATAGCCTAAAGTAAGCATTGAAGCTTTGCATCATCAAGACTATCAATCTGAGCAAAAGCATGACGGCTATGAAGTAGAACCTTTCTTTCATGATTTCTTAGTATCCAAGAAACTCCAACAATCTTAGCTTTCTTATCCCAAGAATATGCTAGATTGCATTTAACCCAAGAAAAAGGAGGAGGAATCCAGATTTGATTAGGAAGCTCATTAGGTGAAGGATGACAATTTTCTATTTCAGCATCAACTCTTTGAGCTATAAACCAGAGGTCGGCCTCTTCTTTAATTTTTCCAACAGTCTCCAGGGGAGTAAAACATTTACCCTCAAACAACATAGAGTTTCTTCTTTTCCAAATATGCCATAGTGTCCAAGGAAACCGTTTAGCAATATCTGGAGGCAAGGAAGAAGACTTACTTGTTCTAAGTAGATGATGAAAGTTGGAAAACAGAGACCCCGAGGAGAATTCAGAACAGGGCCTTGGGAAGTTTGAAAGTGCCCAAATTTGACGAGCTACGTCACAAGTAAAGAGGAGGTGATTAATAGACTCGCCTTCTAGTCCGCAAGCTTGGCATCTTTAATCAACTTTCATACCCCTTGATAAGATCCTATCAGCCACTGGAAGAGCTTCTGAAAGGACTTTCCAAagaaaagttttgatttttggaGAAGTTTTTAAAGACCAAACCTGAGCTTTGAGGATATTAATCGAGGGCAAGGCTTTGGCTTCAGTATGTAACTGACCATTTGTAATCTGATTCTGCAGCCAGTAGCCTGATTTAACTGAATACTCTCCACTTTTATTATATCTCCAAACCCAAAAATCTTCTTTAGACACCACGGGTCTTGTCTTTAGAATAGAAGCTACATCATCAGGATAGAAAAGAGCTTCCAACTTCTCTTTATTCCACCCTCTCCTGGGGTAGTCAATAAGATCACATACACGAAGATCAATATCGATAATTGGATTTTTTATCAGAGGTCTTCGTGTATTTCCATCCTTGATCCATGAATCAGTCCAGACATGAAGAGAAGAACCATTCCCAACCATTTTAGTAATTCCTTTAGTCAAGAGATCACGACCATGAAGAACACTTCTCCAAGCAAAGGAAGGCCTTGATGTAAGAGAAGCAGATAGAAAGTCTTCATTCTCAAAATATTTGCTTTTCATAACCTGAGAATACAGGGAGCTCGGATTTTGCAGAATACGCCAAGCTTGTTTAGCTAATAAAGCCTGATTAAAAACTTCTATATCTCTAAAACCCATCCCCCCTTCTTCCTTTGAGAGACACATATGATCCCAATCAACCCAATGAATCTTTCTTTTATCTTCTGAGGAATTCCaccaaaaatttgaaattgCAGATGCTAGAGATTCATAAGTGGTTTTAGGAAGTTTAAAACAAGACATAGCATGAATAGGCATGGCTAAAGCTACTGTCTTGATCAGAATATCTTTTCCACCTTGTGATAGAAGTCTAGCAAACCATCCAGAGAGTCTAGTTTTTAAAGAATCATGGATATACCTGAGCATGTCAACTTTAGATCCTTTAAAACATTCAGGGAGTCCAAGATAAGATCCCATTCCACCTTCTTTTTCAATCCCTAGACTCAGTTTAATCTGTTCTTTCCTTTCAACATCTACCTTACTTCCAAAGGCAATAGATGACTTACTTGGATTTACCATTTGCCCTGTAGCTTCCCCGTACACTCTCAGAATTCTTTTTAATTCGTCAGCCTGAATAGAGTCAGCTTTGCAGATAAACAAACTGTCATCTGCAAATAACAGATGATGGAGAGAAGGACCTGACTCAGAAAACTGAATGCCTGAGATGCGATTCAGGGCAGAGGATCTCTTTAGTAAGTGAATCAAGGCTTCAGTACAGAGAACAAAAAGAAAGGGAGATAAGGGATCTCCCTGTCTTAAACCTCTCTGAGGAACAATGTATCCATGAGGTTTATCATTGATCAAGACTGAATAAGTAACAGTAGTTACACAAACCATGATCCATTGTATCCATTGTTGATGAAACCCAAGAGCTTGAAGCAAGGCTTTTAAAAACTTCCATTCGACCCGATCAAAAGCCTTCGACATATCGGACTTAATAGCCATATACTGAGATGATAATGACGGATGAGTAGATAGACTATGAACCACCTCATGAGCCATTATGATATTATCAGAAATTAATCTCTCTGTCACAAAGGCAGATTGTGTTGGAGATACAATAAGGGGCAGGAGAGGTTTTAATCTGTGTGCTAATATCTTGGCTATTATCTTGTATAGTACAGAGCACAAACTGATGGGTCTAAGATCTGACATAAGAGATGAATTTACCTTCTTAGGAATGAGACAGAGCTGAGTATAGTTCCACTCAGAAGGTAAATACCCTGTGTCAAAGAAGTTGCAGACTTCAGACGTGAGTTGATCTCCAATGACTTCCCAAAACTCTTGAAAAAATAAGCTTGTCATACCATCAGCTCCAGGAGCCTTAGAGGGATTGATAGAGAAAAGGGCTTCTCTAACCTCTGATGAAGAAACTTTTCTAATCAAATCCAAGTTCATCGAGTGAGTAACTCTCGGAGTGAAGTTTTGGAATATGTCAGTGAAGTCAGAAGGATTTGAGGAAGAAAATATCGAGTTGAAAAAATCCACAGCGACCATTCCTTTTGAAGCTTCAGATCTTTGCTCTCTTCCATTAATATCAAATAACATCTCGATACTCTTCTTAGACCGATTAGCTTTGACAGAAGCATGGAagaatttagtatttttatcACCTGAATTTGCCCATCTCTCTTTACATTTTTGACTCCAGAAAGATTCTTCATCCTTATAAGCTTTCATTATATCAGATTTGAGAAGATTGAGTAGCTGGAAATTGGGAAAGTCTGAGGACTGTTCTACTTCCAGCTTCGAATGCAGGTCCAGAATCCGAGATTTTGAATTAAGAGAGTTGGTCTTCTTAAGCTTACTCAAGGCTTTGCGGCAAAGGCGAATTTTATCTGATACTGATGCAGCAACCAGAGGACGAGGACTCTTCCAAGCTTGCGAGATAGCAATCTTAATATTCGGCTGATGAAGAAATCTTCTATCAAATTTAAACTGTCCTCTATAAGAATCTTGAGATGCCATCAGACTTACCAAAACCAGTCTATGATCTGAGCCTCTTTTTTCAAGGAAAGCTTGGTTTGACGCAGGAAACAGACGGTTCCATTCAGTATTTCCAAAACAACGATCAAGCCGACATTGTATCCACTTATTGTTTCTCTTACCTCCCCATGTAAGAGCATTCCCTGTGCTTGGTAACTCAGTCATACGACAAGCTCTGATCATATCCGTGAACGGAGTAAAAGTAGCATCATTCCTAATGGGACCTCCACTTTTCTCACCGTTATGAAGAATGTCGTTGAAGTCACCTAACATACACCAACATTCTTGACGAATAACTCCTATTCTTGAAAGACGCTCCCATAATTTAGGACGATTTACATACATGGGATCTCCATAAACACATGACATGTAAAAACTGAAAGAGTCGAACTGAACCCAACAGTCAAAAAGGTTTTTATCCACAAACTTCAACTCAACCTTTACATTTTTCTTACAAAACAGAGCCAAACCACCACTTCTACCAACTGGTTCTACTGTATATACTCTGCTGTAACCTAACCATTCTTGAATATCTACCAAAACATCACGACTATGCATAGTTTCCATCAGAAACAAAATCTCAGGGAAATAAGTAGAACGAATTTCCTTGAGACGAGGAATCACCAAGTCTTGAGACCGTCCCAAGCCTTGGCAATTCCAGCTCATCAGGCTCATAAATCTTTGGGCAGTCCCTCCATTGGGACCGCCTCGTTAAGCTTTCGCTTGATCTTAGAACCTTGCTTGACTTCATCTTCAGCCTTTCTCTTAACAACCATGTTCTTGTAACTGACTTCATTAATCTTTAAAGCTCCTTCAGTAggttttcttttacttttaggAGGTCTTCTACGAGCTCTTCCAGGCTTGAAACCAGTTACCGAACGTGATGTACCAGCTTCTCCAATCTCTGCCGAATTAACCGAAGAGAACTCCATGAAAGATCTTGAATCTTCATAGAAATCGTTTGCTGAGCCTTCAGAATAGAAGTATTGAGGAGTAGATATGTCAATCTTGTTTCTCCCAGCTTGAATAGCAGATGCAAGAAGTTTAGTATGATAACCGGGAGTATGATTAGGAATCTCCGATGAAGACTTGTTCTGATACTCAAAAACATGTCCTTTTCCTTTCTCAACTTCAGATGTAATCACCGGAACATTTTCCAGACTGAGAAAAGACTTTTGAGCTACAGGATCACTTCCCAAATCCGCTAGAGAAGCCTTGACTCTGAATTCTCTGATGATTTTCTCGGGACCTGAAGCTGTAAGAAGATACTGCCTCATTCCATCAAGTACTTCTTTGGCAATTCTCTGTCTTCCTGTTGCAGGATTAATCCCAACCTGATTTTCTTCTAAAACCCCAAAGAGAGGATCAGATTCTTTTAAAACCTTGTCTTGAGAATTCTTCAAACCTCTGTTCAAGATGTTACTCTGCTCTGAACTCTTTTCTAGTTGTCGAAGCTTGAAGGGGCATACCGTTTGCTCATGTGTTAAGCGTTGACAGTGAAAACATCTTTTATGAATTCTTTCATACTCATATAAGATTGTAGTTTGCTCACCGCTTGGAAGATTAACCACCTTTGTTTTGCGTAGAGGCTTAGAGACGTCGAAGCGAACCAAGACTCTCTCATAATCATTTAGACGCGGCCTAGAGGGATCAAAGGCGACTATCACAACCTGACCAACTAAATCACCAAGAGCTTCAATAGATTTAGCCGTGTAATGATTGACTGGAATGTTACGAAGACGAACCCAGATGTTAACAAAGTTGAGATAATCAGGTGGAGGTCTTTCTTCCCATCTCTCGATAGCTAAGGTCCAATCGTTGAACGAGTGAACCCCTTTCTCATAAACATCTACCAGATCATGTTCGTGTTTGAAGATGAATTGAAATCTTTCTGGTGATAACGCTATTCCACGAACTCGGTCGTATTTCTGCCACTTACGGGGCATCTCCCGaatcaaatttgaaatcttCTGGCAATCGGGATTAAGGATTCTTCCTATCAAACTGATTGAGTTATTTTGACAAGAGCTGTATTGAGGAAGATCAGGAAGGTCGAAAGGTGTATCTTCCTCTTCTAACGACATAGCTAGAAGGGCTTTATCAAGGGCTGAAGACATGGCCGGTTGAAACCGTTGCCGATAATCTTAGCTTTTTCTGGGAAAGGATAAGAACGTTAAAGGAAACCCAGAAGAGAAGTAAcgaatattgatgaaaaaagaTTAAAAGGACCTAAAAAACTTTAGATCGGGAGTGAGGAAAGGTTTGTCCTAATCAAAAGCTCCAATTCTTTTAGAAGTCTAAGACTCTAAAGGATGGAGAGGCTTAGCTCAAAAGAGAGGATTTTTAGAAAGAGAAACTTCTCTCTAAAAACTGTTTTTTACATTGATCGAACGGTTAGTTCATTAgttgttttgaaaatatagCAAGAAACACAGAAaggataatttaaaatttag includes the following:
- the LOC103844409 gene encoding uncharacterized protein LOC103844409, encoding MSSALDKALLAMSLEEEDTPFDLPDLPQYSSCQNNSISLIGRILNPDCQKISNLIREMPRKWQKYDRVRGIALSPERFQFIFKHEHDLVDVYEKGVHSFNDWTLAIERWEERPPPDYLNFVNIWVRLRNIPVNHYTAKSIEALGDLVGQVVIVAFDPSRPRLNDYERVLVRFDVSKPLRKTKVVNLPSGEQTTILYEYERIHKRCFHCQRLTHEQTVCPFKLRQLEKSSEQSNILNRGLKNSQDKVLKESDPLFGVLEENQVGINPATGRQRIAKEVLDGMRQYLLTASGPEKIIREFRVKASLADLGSDPVAQKSFLSLENVPVITSEVEKGKGHVFEYQNKSSSEIPNHTPGYHTKLLASAIQAGRNKIDISTPQYFYSEGSANDFYEDSRSFMEFSSVNSAEIGEAGTSRSVTGFKPGRARRRPPKSKRKPTEGALKINEVSYKNMVVKRKAEDEVKQGSKIKRKLNEAVPMEGLPKDL
- the LOC103843975 gene encoding mitogen-activated protein kinase kinase kinase 18, coding for MEKQSITHTSSSMSSSWIRGTCIGRGCFGTVNTAINKTDGEVFAVKSVDLATCLPAQLESLENEITVLRSLKPHPYIVRFLGDGVSKEGATSFRNLHLEYLPEGDAAKNGIDETLLRRYAACLVSALRHVHSQGLVHCDVKARNVLISRSSGVKLADFGSAIRVSRPTAKCKITPRGSPLWMAPEVIRGEYQGPESDVWSLGCTVIEMLTGKPAWEDLGVDSLSRIGFSDELPIFPLTKLSETGRDFLDKCLKRDLSQRWSCDQLMQHPFLSESQCHDSSCAESSPRYVLDWVNSDEEDEEVERSEWSAAMTRICKIATTRGANWETDGWVDVRSHHPSEEERAKIEYSEHNASLNPYDDVADESARSDVAVYPNRPPGNEDSAAEVPYEVVMILRLLMECMVYSRITCVSTEASHYFLLSIS